Proteins encoded together in one Rhizobacter sp. J219 window:
- a CDS encoding MSMEG_0568 family radical SAM protein, giving the protein MTELQSQGLRLLDPGAGAGSRRGGAGPSDHKAVTVDGVTLMVPVHTHTAFSSPFVADAPGPDGRSVLRRGSIPIASVSFPRQPRFYARSTADGIPYSHIATLHGSDVLATTVLQTCIRYESRRKACRFCAIGQSLAAGRTIAHKTPAQLAEVAKAAVELDGVKHMVMTTGTPPTPDRGAKVLCDSAEAIRAAVDLPLQAQCEPPDTDAWFQRMKDAGVDTLGMHLEVIGDALRREILPGKAEVPMSRYWSAFEAAVEVFGRGQVSTYLLAGLGDSAELLLSTSERLLAMGVYPFVVPFVPISGTPLEDRPAPSAEFMRSVLEPLGQRVADAGLRAGDIKAGCGRCAACSTLSRYEAPLAV; this is encoded by the coding sequence ATGACCGAGCTGCAGTCGCAGGGCCTGCGCCTGCTCGACCCCGGCGCGGGCGCGGGCAGCCGCCGCGGCGGCGCCGGCCCGTCGGACCACAAGGCGGTGACCGTCGACGGCGTGACGCTGATGGTGCCGGTGCACACCCACACCGCCTTCAGCTCGCCCTTCGTCGCCGACGCACCCGGCCCCGATGGGCGCAGCGTGCTGCGGCGCGGCAGCATCCCGATCGCGAGCGTGAGCTTCCCGCGCCAGCCGCGCTTCTATGCGCGCAGCACGGCCGACGGCATCCCGTATTCGCACATCGCCACGCTGCACGGCAGCGACGTGCTCGCCACCACCGTGCTGCAGACCTGCATCCGCTACGAGAGCCGGCGCAAGGCCTGCCGCTTCTGCGCCATCGGCCAGTCGCTCGCGGCCGGCCGCACCATCGCGCACAAGACACCGGCGCAGCTCGCCGAGGTGGCGAAAGCCGCGGTCGAGCTCGACGGCGTGAAGCACATGGTGATGACCACCGGCACGCCGCCCACGCCCGACCGCGGCGCGAAAGTGCTGTGCGACAGCGCCGAGGCCATCCGCGCCGCGGTCGACCTGCCGCTGCAGGCGCAATGCGAGCCGCCCGACACCGATGCGTGGTTCCAGCGCATGAAGGATGCGGGCGTCGACACGCTGGGCATGCACCTCGAAGTGATCGGCGACGCGCTGCGCCGCGAGATCCTGCCCGGCAAGGCCGAGGTGCCGATGAGCCGCTATTGGAGTGCGTTCGAGGCGGCGGTCGAGGTGTTCGGCCGAGGCCAGGTCAGCACCTACCTGCTCGCCGGTCTGGGCGACAGCGCCGAGCTGCTGCTGTCGACCAGCGAGCGGCTGCTGGCGATGGGCGTCTACCCCTTCGTCGTGCCTTTCGTGCCCATCAGCGGCACGCCGCTCGAAGACCGCCCCGCCCCGTCGGCCGAGTTCATGCGCAGCGTGCTGGAGCCGCTGGGCCAGCGGGTGGCCGATGCCGGCCTGCGCGCCGGCGACATCAAGGCGGGCTGCGGGCGCTGCGCGGCCTGCTCCACCTTGTCTCGCTACGAAGCGCCTCTCGCCGTTTGA
- a CDS encoding sll0787 family AIR synthase-like protein — MDHLTQLAQALRQSRGFAHKRDIAAVLPQLGSVAGLTSVPNGDDCAVLPDAAGDGHLLLAIEGLVQDFIAAMPWFAGYSGVMVNLSDIAAMGGRPLAVVDALWAGEPEVAQQLLAGMRAACERYGVPLVGGHSNLHAGHGQLAVAVLGRAKRLISSFAARPGDRLLMAVDLRGAWQEGHPFWNASTSAPAERLRADLALLPQIAEAGLCDAGKDISMAGVLGTLLMLLECSGAGAHVDLAHLPLPPGTPGWHETGDAAFAAHLRWLCAFPSYGYLLSVREAQAEVVQEVFDSHGIACADIGTVQPGSRLTLQLGDAQTRLWDLAAEPFIGAAPVLPTLHLPLRAAA; from the coding sequence ATGGACCACCTGACGCAACTCGCCCAGGCGCTGCGCCAGAGCCGCGGCTTCGCGCACAAGCGCGACATCGCCGCGGTGCTGCCGCAGCTGGGCTCGGTGGCCGGCCTCACGAGCGTGCCCAATGGCGACGACTGCGCCGTGCTGCCAGACGCTGCGGGAGACGGCCACCTGCTGCTCGCCATCGAAGGCCTGGTGCAGGACTTCATCGCCGCCATGCCCTGGTTCGCCGGCTACAGCGGCGTGATGGTCAACCTGAGCGACATCGCCGCGATGGGCGGGCGGCCGCTGGCGGTGGTCGATGCGCTGTGGGCCGGCGAGCCCGAGGTGGCGCAGCAGCTGCTCGCCGGCATGCGCGCCGCGTGCGAGCGCTACGGGGTGCCACTCGTCGGCGGCCACAGCAACCTGCACGCGGGCCACGGCCAGCTCGCGGTGGCGGTGCTCGGCCGTGCGAAGCGGCTGATCAGCAGCTTTGCGGCACGGCCCGGCGACCGGCTGCTGATGGCGGTCGACCTGCGCGGTGCGTGGCAGGAGGGGCACCCTTTCTGGAACGCCTCGACCTCGGCACCGGCCGAGCGGCTGCGTGCCGACCTCGCACTGCTGCCGCAGATCGCCGAAGCGGGCCTGTGCGATGCCGGCAAGGACATCAGCATGGCCGGCGTGCTGGGCACGCTGTTGATGCTGCTCGAATGTTCAGGGGCCGGCGCGCACGTGGACCTCGCGCACCTGCCGCTGCCGCCCGGCACGCCCGGCTGGCACGAGACCGGAGACGCCGCGTTCGCGGCGCACCTGCGCTGGCTTTGCGCCTTTCCGAGCTACGGTTACCTGCTGAGCGTGCGCGAAGCGCAGGCCGAGGTGGTGCAGGAGGTGTTCGATTCGCATGGCATCGCCTGCGCCGACATCGGCACGGTGCAGCCCGGCTCCCGCCTCACGCTGCAATTGGGCGACGCGCAAACGAGGCTGTGGGACCTGGCGGCCGAGCCTTTCATCGGCGCCGCGCCCGTGCTGCCCACGCTGCACTTGCCACTGAGGGCGGCTGCATGA
- a CDS encoding Nit6803 family nitrilase: MSTKPKSVRAAAAQISPDLESADGTLARVLETVREASRKGVELIVFPETFVPYYPYFSFVQPPVQQGPAHLLLMERAPTVPGPLTDAVAAAAREAGMVVVLGVNERDHGSLYNTQVIFDADGRLLLKRRKITPTYHERMVWGQGDGAGLTTVDTRVGRVGALACWEHYNPLARYALMAQHEEIHCAQFPGSLVGQIFADQMGVTIRHHALESGCFVVNATGWLHEAQVRAITADEKLQGALRGGCHTAIISPEGKYLAEPLTEGEGLVIADLDMALIAKRKRMMDSVGHYARPELLSLVIRRDATSTTQPWPSAPSQETALPLPEGVPHD, from the coding sequence ATGAGCACGAAGCCGAAGTCGGTGCGCGCCGCGGCGGCCCAGATCTCGCCCGATCTGGAGAGTGCCGACGGCACGCTCGCCCGCGTGCTCGAGACCGTGCGCGAGGCCTCGCGCAAGGGCGTGGAGCTGATCGTCTTCCCCGAGACCTTCGTGCCCTACTACCCCTACTTCAGCTTCGTGCAGCCGCCGGTGCAGCAGGGGCCGGCGCACCTGCTCTTGATGGAGCGCGCGCCCACCGTACCGGGGCCGCTGACCGATGCGGTGGCGGCCGCCGCACGCGAGGCCGGCATGGTGGTCGTGCTCGGCGTCAACGAGCGTGACCACGGCAGCCTCTACAACACGCAGGTGATCTTCGATGCCGACGGCCGCCTCTTGCTCAAGCGCCGCAAGATCACGCCGACCTACCACGAGCGCATGGTGTGGGGCCAGGGCGACGGCGCCGGCCTCACCACCGTCGACACGCGCGTGGGCCGCGTCGGCGCGCTCGCCTGCTGGGAGCACTACAACCCGCTCGCCCGCTACGCGCTGATGGCGCAGCACGAAGAGATCCACTGCGCGCAATTCCCCGGCTCGCTGGTCGGCCAGATCTTTGCCGATCAGATGGGCGTGACCATTCGCCACCACGCGCTGGAGTCGGGCTGCTTCGTCGTCAACGCCACCGGCTGGCTGCACGAGGCGCAGGTACGCGCCATCACCGCCGACGAGAAGCTGCAGGGCGCGCTGCGCGGCGGCTGCCACACAGCAATCATTTCGCCGGAAGGCAAGTACCTCGCCGAGCCGCTGACCGAAGGCGAAGGCCTGGTGATCGCCGACCTCGACATGGCGCTCATCGCCAAGCGCAAACGCATGATGGATTCGGTGGGCCACTACGCGCGCCCCGAGCTGCTGAGCCTCGTGATCCGCCGCGATGCGACCAGCACCACGCAGCCGTGGCCGTCTGCGCCCTCGCAAGAAACCGCCCTGCCCTTGCCCGAAGGAGTTCCCCATGACTGA
- a CDS encoding S8 family peptidase yields the protein MLHSDRVMFFRAQGQAVVPVDATAARSPTRPPPAQRTNGTAVVALLDGLPLANHPMLQGRVEIDDPDGWGDNYPAAERTHGTAMASLIALGDLGMADAPLARPIYARPIMHPAGPNGQRVERTPEDRLLIDLVHVAVRRMFEATAGRPASAPNVRVINLSVGDPHRAFGGELSPWARLLDWLQHKYNVLFVVSAGNREHGELLLETAAGSVSAMPLEQRSRLATQALCRDDMHRRILAPAESVNALTVGACHSDGSTVTPVPGRFVLFAEGGLAPYSGIGPGFRRAVKPDILLPGGRVLYREAIQSPPGQTRVQAIDALQPPGQLVAAPPTVQGAALHTRGTSNAAALGTRWAARAHGVLETLRASYQTLDERYDAVLIKALLAHGALLGDVQSQVLAARPDVDEWQAQRRLASRYGGLGVADVERALTCTAQRATLLGVGALKNDKALAFRVPYPPALHATVVKRKITVTLAWMTPINPRHSKYRVARLWVDLPEGPLRGDRAEGEWRQLRQGTIHHEVFEESRAAVVQEGTTLAVRVNCMADAGPIKEPVRFALCVSLEVAEGVNLPIYQQVRERVAPRVGVQPGAAG from the coding sequence TTGCTGCACTCCGACCGCGTGATGTTCTTCCGTGCCCAGGGGCAGGCCGTTGTTCCCGTCGATGCAACTGCGGCGCGCTCGCCGACAAGGCCACCTCCCGCACAACGCACCAACGGAACTGCAGTGGTCGCCTTGCTCGACGGCCTGCCACTAGCGAACCATCCGATGCTGCAAGGCCGCGTTGAGATCGACGACCCAGACGGCTGGGGCGATAACTATCCGGCTGCAGAGCGAACCCACGGCACGGCGATGGCATCGCTGATCGCATTAGGTGACTTGGGTATGGCGGACGCGCCACTCGCCCGACCAATCTATGCGCGGCCCATCATGCATCCCGCCGGACCGAACGGTCAGCGCGTCGAACGCACACCAGAAGACCGCCTGCTGATCGACTTGGTCCATGTGGCCGTGCGGCGGATGTTCGAGGCGACTGCTGGGCGGCCCGCATCGGCACCCAACGTCCGCGTCATCAACCTCTCCGTGGGCGACCCCCATCGAGCGTTCGGTGGCGAGCTCTCGCCGTGGGCTCGTTTGCTCGACTGGCTTCAGCACAAGTACAACGTGCTCTTCGTGGTTAGCGCGGGCAATCGGGAGCATGGCGAGCTGCTGCTGGAAACCGCAGCGGGCAGCGTGTCCGCGATGCCACTAGAGCAACGGTCAAGGCTGGCGACGCAGGCTCTCTGCCGCGACGATATGCATCGCCGTATCCTGGCCCCGGCTGAATCGGTTAATGCCCTGACCGTCGGCGCCTGTCATTCGGACGGGTCCACGGTGACGCCGGTGCCCGGACGCTTCGTGCTGTTTGCGGAAGGAGGGTTGGCGCCCTATTCGGGCATCGGACCGGGGTTCCGGCGAGCGGTGAAGCCTGACATCCTGCTTCCAGGTGGCCGCGTCCTCTATCGAGAGGCTATCCAGTCACCGCCAGGTCAGACCAGAGTCCAGGCCATCGATGCGCTGCAGCCTCCAGGGCAGTTGGTGGCCGCGCCGCCAACAGTGCAAGGCGCCGCACTGCACACACGTGGCACCAGCAATGCCGCTGCGCTGGGAACGCGGTGGGCTGCACGAGCCCATGGAGTGCTCGAAACCCTCCGTGCCAGCTACCAGACCTTGGACGAGCGCTATGACGCGGTGTTGATCAAGGCGCTGCTCGCTCACGGTGCGCTCCTCGGCGACGTGCAGTCCCAGGTGCTGGCTGCAAGGCCCGATGTCGACGAATGGCAGGCACAGCGGCGGTTGGCAAGCCGCTACGGCGGACTAGGCGTTGCCGACGTCGAGAGGGCACTGACCTGCACAGCACAACGCGCGACCCTACTGGGTGTCGGTGCGCTGAAGAACGACAAAGCCTTGGCGTTCCGTGTGCCTTATCCGCCGGCTCTCCATGCGACCGTCGTAAAGCGCAAGATCACTGTGACGCTGGCCTGGATGACGCCGATCAATCCTCGACATTCGAAGTACCGCGTTGCGCGGCTCTGGGTCGATCTGCCCGAGGGGCCCTTGCGCGGCGATCGTGCTGAAGGCGAGTGGCGGCAGCTCCGTCAAGGGACGATTCATCACGAGGTCTTCGAGGAGTCTCGAGCAGCGGTCGTTCAGGAAGGTACGACCTTAGCCGTGCGCGTCAATTGCATGGCAGATGCCGGGCCCATCAAGGAGCCGGTTCGGTTCGCGCTTTGCGTTTCGCTGGAGGTTGCAGAAGGCGTGAATCTGCCGATCTATCAGCAAGTACGGGAACGGGTAGCGCCTCGAGTCGGTGTGCAACCGGGGGCCGCCGGTTGA
- a CDS encoding endonuclease/exonuclease/phosphatase family protein, which translates to MLAWLEWGVVGVGALMLVATALPLLRRDDWWIRVFDFPRLQITVLIGASFAAIVWLQHGMGRADGGAVANLFLALLGAAFVYQCYRMRPFTRLARPQVQKSRTTDPDTRLSLLFSNVLMDNRESARLRELIREADPDIVLAVEADDWWQGELRELERTHPHTVLQPQANTYGMLLYSRLPLRNAEVKFLVQDDVPSVHACVQLRNGERVELRCLHPRPPAPGENERSTERDAELLIVGKEIKQRQRPVVVLGDLNDVAWSHTNDLFKDISGLLDPRIGRGFFHTFNAKWPLVRWPLDHCFHSTHFRLVDFRRLPACGSDHFPVYICLSYEPEAVREQPHLHADAAERQEAEQKVAEVWTHALKEKLMALPHAQPLDVIGVAPLGAALQGSVSTSLLKTRRLQLLHLVLPARRDHPEHHVDDECTIHCLEGHVEVRMPGGTRRLGPGQLVVLPAQQKHSLSARVDSAVLVTLLLRDGDAGDGGGAGNQRRAD; encoded by the coding sequence GTGCTCGCCTGGCTCGAATGGGGAGTGGTCGGCGTTGGCGCGCTGATGCTGGTGGCGACCGCGCTGCCGCTGCTGCGCCGAGACGACTGGTGGATCCGCGTCTTCGACTTTCCTCGGCTGCAGATCACCGTGCTCATCGGCGCGTCGTTCGCCGCGATCGTGTGGCTGCAGCATGGCATGGGCCGAGCCGACGGCGGTGCTGTCGCCAACCTGTTCCTCGCGCTCCTGGGCGCGGCCTTTGTCTACCAGTGCTACCGCATGCGGCCGTTCACGCGGCTGGCACGGCCCCAGGTTCAGAAGAGCCGCACGACCGACCCAGACACGCGGCTGAGCTTGCTGTTCTCCAACGTGCTCATGGACAACCGCGAGTCCGCGCGCTTGCGCGAACTGATCCGCGAAGCGGACCCAGACATCGTGCTCGCCGTCGAGGCCGATGACTGGTGGCAGGGCGAGCTGCGCGAACTCGAACGCACGCATCCGCACACGGTGCTGCAACCGCAGGCAAACACCTACGGCATGCTGCTGTACTCGCGCCTGCCGCTGCGCAACGCCGAGGTGAAGTTCCTGGTGCAGGACGACGTTCCGTCCGTTCACGCCTGTGTGCAGCTGCGCAACGGCGAGCGGGTCGAGTTGCGGTGCCTGCACCCCCGACCGCCCGCACCCGGCGAGAACGAGCGCTCGACCGAGCGCGATGCCGAGTTGCTCATCGTCGGCAAAGAGATCAAGCAGCGGCAGCGACCGGTGGTGGTGCTCGGCGACCTGAACGACGTGGCGTGGTCGCACACCAACGACCTGTTCAAGGACATCAGCGGCCTGCTCGACCCGCGGATTGGCCGCGGCTTCTTTCATACCTTCAACGCCAAGTGGCCGCTGGTGCGGTGGCCGCTCGACCACTGCTTTCACTCGACGCACTTCCGGCTGGTGGACTTCCGCCGCTTGCCGGCCTGCGGTTCCGACCACTTCCCGGTCTACATCTGTTTGAGCTATGAGCCAGAAGCCGTGCGCGAGCAGCCACACTTGCACGCCGATGCCGCCGAGCGGCAGGAGGCTGAACAGAAGGTTGCCGAAGTCTGGACTCACGCCCTGAAGGAGAAACTCATGGCCTTGCCCCACGCTCAACCTCTCGACGTGATCGGCGTCGCGCCACTCGGCGCGGCATTGCAAGGTTCCGTCAGCACCAGCCTGCTGAAGACCCGGCGGCTGCAGTTGCTGCATCTGGTGTTGCCGGCCCGGCGGGATCATCCGGAGCATCACGTCGACGACGAGTGCACGATCCACTGCCTCGAAGGCCATGTGGAAGTCCGCATGCCCGGTGGCACGCGTAGGCTCGGTCCCGGTCAACTGGTCGTGCTGCCCGCGCAGCAGAAGCACTCGCTCAGTGCCCGCGTCGATTCGGCGGTCCTGGTGACGCTGCTGCTGCGTGACGGCGATGCGGGCGACGGCGGCGGCGCCGGCAACCAGCGTCGCGCCGACTGA
- a CDS encoding PLP-dependent aminotransferase family protein, whose translation MPFTHWIARIRHSSLPAYQLIPELIAEDLQQGRLAPRQRLPPLRDLAVTLQLNYTTVVRGFASARERGLIASRPGMGSYVRGSFIGLPLRAGTGAEMTMNMPPEIEDHPAMQALQQSAAEAITHSTLHDLMRYQDFGGTAHDRELAAHWLAQWVPEATADRVLVAPGIHAVLLALVSMLVKPGQSLCVESLVYPGLKAIAAQLGTQLLPITMDEHGLVPEELEAACKSTPVGAIYLCPNIHNPTTATLPMRRREQIADIALRLSIPIIEDDAYGMLPAATPPALADYAGALTYYISGLSKWLGAGMRVAYVLAPTHAAQQRLAGALRATTVMASPFINAVVSHWLEQGHGREVLAAVRAECGWRSALMRERLGAYGLRVHPQGFHGWLPLPEGDANAGSSATQIASALRELGVAAVAASAFSTDRQPPEGLRLCLGGGLNRDDCGRALRAVERALGAAEVAE comes from the coding sequence ATGCCGTTCACGCACTGGATTGCCCGCATCCGCCACAGCAGCCTGCCGGCGTATCAGCTCATCCCCGAGCTGATCGCCGAAGACTTGCAGCAGGGCCGGCTCGCCCCTCGCCAGCGCCTGCCGCCGCTGCGCGACCTGGCCGTCACGCTGCAGCTCAACTACACGACGGTGGTGCGCGGCTTCGCCTCGGCGCGCGAGCGTGGGCTGATCGCCTCGCGGCCCGGCATGGGCTCGTACGTGCGCGGCTCCTTCATCGGCCTGCCGCTGCGCGCCGGCACCGGCGCCGAGATGACGATGAACATGCCCCCCGAGATCGAGGACCACCCGGCGATGCAGGCGCTGCAGCAGAGCGCCGCCGAGGCCATCACCCACTCGACGCTGCACGACCTGATGCGCTACCAAGACTTCGGCGGCACCGCGCACGACCGCGAGCTCGCCGCGCACTGGCTCGCGCAGTGGGTGCCCGAGGCCACGGCCGACCGGGTGCTGGTGGCGCCAGGCATCCACGCCGTGCTGCTGGCGCTTGTGTCGATGCTGGTGAAGCCGGGCCAGAGCCTGTGCGTCGAGAGCCTGGTGTACCCCGGCCTGAAGGCCATTGCCGCGCAGCTGGGCACGCAGCTCCTGCCCATCACGATGGACGAGCACGGCCTCGTGCCCGAGGAGCTGGAGGCCGCGTGCAAGAGCACGCCCGTGGGCGCGATCTACCTCTGCCCGAACATCCACAACCCCACCACCGCCACGCTGCCCATGCGCCGCCGCGAGCAGATCGCCGACATCGCGCTGCGCTTGAGCATCCCCATCATCGAAGACGACGCCTACGGCATGCTGCCCGCCGCCACGCCGCCGGCGCTGGCCGACTACGCCGGCGCGCTGACCTACTACATCAGCGGCCTCTCGAAGTGGCTGGGCGCCGGCATGCGTGTGGCCTACGTGCTCGCGCCGACGCACGCCGCCCAGCAGCGCCTGGCCGGCGCCCTGCGCGCGACGACGGTGATGGCCTCACCCTTCATCAACGCGGTGGTCTCGCACTGGCTCGAGCAGGGGCACGGCCGCGAGGTGCTGGCGGCGGTGCGCGCGGAGTGCGGGTGGCGCAGTGCGCTGATGCGCGAGCGGCTCGGGGCGTATGGGCTGCGGGTGCACCCGCAGGGGTTCCATGGGTGGTTGCCGTTGCCGGAAGGGGATGCCAACGCGGGCTCGTCTGCGACGCAGATTGCGAGTGCATTGCGGGAGCTGGGGGTGGCGGCGGTGGCGGCGAGTGCGTTCTCGACGGATCGGCAGCCGCCGGAAGGGCTGCGGCTGTGTTTGGGGGGTGGGCTGAATCGGGATGACTGTGGGCGGGCGTTGCGGGCTGTGGAGCGGGCGCTTGGGGCGGCGGAGGTGGCGGAATGA
- a CDS encoding MSMEG_0567/Sll0786 family nitrogen starvation N-acetyltransferase, translated as MQWASDPWMEREALALRRRVFCEEQRLFAHDDLDEIDRHDPSTRSLVALTCIAGEADEVIGTVRIHQAAPGVWWGSRLAVRADWRQHKRLGSSLIRLAVSSAHALGCDEFLAHVQAQNVPLFQRLNWELLEMRELHGRPHGWMRASLAHYPPCPTPYAGFVLTQG; from the coding sequence ATCCAGTGGGCCAGCGACCCGTGGATGGAGCGCGAGGCGCTCGCGCTGCGGCGGCGGGTGTTCTGCGAGGAGCAGCGCCTCTTCGCGCACGACGACCTCGACGAGATCGACCGCCACGACCCGAGCACACGCTCGCTGGTGGCGCTCACGTGCATTGCCGGCGAGGCCGACGAGGTGATCGGCACCGTGCGCATCCACCAGGCCGCCCCGGGCGTGTGGTGGGGCTCGCGGCTGGCGGTGCGGGCCGACTGGCGGCAGCACAAGCGGCTCGGCTCCAGCCTCATCCGCCTGGCGGTGAGCAGCGCGCATGCGCTCGGCTGCGACGAATTCCTGGCCCACGTGCAGGCGCAGAACGTGCCGCTCTTCCAGCGCCTGAACTGGGAGCTGCTCGAGATGCGCGAGCTGCATGGCCGGCCGCATGGCTGGATGCGCGCCTCGCTCGCGCACTACCCGCCCTGCCCCACGCCGTATGCCGGTTTCGTGCTCACGCAAGGCTGA
- a CDS encoding AAA family ATPase, producing MPRADLIVNLVRAGTQGDQRTFRSTVEAIAAEERAKRHTQLADRLEENLRQPAPSAKAAEVVRSFDGGHGGLLYEVEPRRGLTSMFLDIAVATPVRELVEEQQRAELLRSYGVEPRHRVLLEGPPGNGKTTLAEGIAFELMVPLFVVRYEAVVGSFLGETSGRLKRLFDFARTHQCVLFFDEFDTLGKERGDTHETGEIKRVVSSLLLQIDSLPSHVVVVTATNHAELLDRAVWRRFQLRLNLPAPTPAQRAAWFERFEETLGVPLGLSPKTLATRLPVQTFSDLEQFCEDVHRRYVLALPGADLKRILTERLSQWKERVGPTAADRP from the coding sequence ATGCCCCGAGCCGACCTCATCGTGAATCTGGTGCGCGCTGGAACGCAGGGGGATCAGCGCACCTTTCGGTCGACGGTCGAGGCCATCGCAGCCGAGGAGCGGGCCAAGCGACACACCCAGCTTGCCGACCGCCTGGAAGAAAATCTGCGTCAGCCAGCACCCAGCGCCAAAGCCGCCGAGGTGGTGCGTAGCTTCGACGGTGGTCACGGCGGCCTGCTCTACGAAGTGGAGCCGCGCCGCGGGTTGACCAGCATGTTCCTCGATATCGCTGTTGCCACGCCAGTGCGAGAGTTGGTCGAAGAGCAGCAGCGTGCCGAACTGCTTCGTTCCTATGGAGTCGAGCCTCGCCACCGCGTTCTGTTGGAGGGCCCGCCTGGCAACGGCAAGACGACACTTGCGGAAGGCATCGCTTTTGAGCTGATGGTGCCGCTCTTTGTTGTGCGCTACGAAGCTGTTGTCGGCAGCTTTCTCGGCGAAACCAGTGGGCGTCTGAAGCGGCTGTTCGACTTCGCGCGTACGCACCAATGCGTGTTGTTCTTCGACGAGTTTGACACGCTGGGCAAGGAACGGGGCGACACGCACGAGACAGGCGAGATCAAGCGCGTGGTGAGTTCATTGCTTCTGCAGATCGACTCACTTCCAAGCCACGTGGTCGTCGTGACTGCCACCAATCATGCGGAGTTGCTGGACAGGGCCGTGTGGAGGCGCTTCCAACTGCGGCTGAACCTGCCAGCTCCTACGCCAGCGCAGCGCGCAGCGTGGTTCGAACGATTCGAGGAGACGCTAGGCGTGCCGCTGGGCCTGTCTCCCAAGACTCTGGCGACCCGCCTGCCGGTGCAGACTTTTTCCGATCTGGAGCAGTTCTGCGAGGACGTGCATCGTCGATATGTGCTGGCCCTGCCCGGGGCAGACCTAAAGCGGATCTTGACCGAGCGCCTATCCCAGTGGAAAGAGCGCGTCGGCCCGACAGCTGCCGACAGGCCTTGA
- a CDS encoding MSMEG_0572/Sll0783 family nitrogen starvation response protein: MPKVTHPAAQKGDFLVDYEEKVFEDVKAKPGEKALVTFHTVAFEGSIGFVNLLQATRLQRKGFDTSILLYGPGVTLGVKRGFPKLGDAAFPGHQNFNEQIGKFIAEGGKVYACRFALQALYGHGEGALIEGIRPINPLDVLDIVLLHRKEGAFILDTWTL, translated from the coding sequence ATGCCCAAGGTCACCCACCCCGCCGCCCAGAAGGGCGATTTCCTGGTCGACTACGAAGAGAAGGTGTTCGAGGACGTCAAGGCCAAGCCCGGCGAGAAGGCGCTGGTCACCTTCCACACCGTGGCCTTCGAAGGCTCGATCGGCTTCGTCAACCTGCTGCAGGCCACGCGCCTGCAACGCAAGGGCTTCGACACCTCGATCCTGCTCTACGGCCCCGGCGTCACGCTGGGCGTGAAGCGCGGCTTTCCGAAGCTGGGCGACGCGGCCTTCCCCGGCCACCAGAACTTCAACGAGCAGATCGGCAAATTCATCGCCGAGGGCGGCAAGGTCTACGCCTGCCGCTTCGCGCTGCAGGCGCTCTACGGCCACGGCGAAGGGGCGCTGATCGAAGGCATCCGCCCGATCAACCCGCTCGATGTGCTCGACATCGTGCTGCTCCATCGCAAAGAGGGCGCGTTCATCCTCGACACCTGGACGCTCTGA
- a CDS encoding SOS response-associated peptidase, giving the protein MCSNYRPVTRMDRMLSFFGVEIPANLHERDVFPTGEAPFIRLQVEGQESGRPALVADEGVFGLLPAFATEVKYGLRTYNARSETVATLKSFKPAWRKAQRCIIPAEAIYEPRYFGTVEKPGQSVRYRISRPGDVPLGIAGIYQRWKEPRGDKSFFTFTMLTVNADGHPFMQDYHKPGDEKRMVVILDPKDYMAWLSCPIDDAPKFFRQWMGPLVGEPAPLARGIKTAPLPPPQPELF; this is encoded by the coding sequence ATGTGCTCGAACTACCGCCCGGTCACGCGGATGGATCGCATGCTCTCCTTCTTTGGGGTGGAGATTCCTGCGAATCTGCACGAGCGGGATGTGTTCCCGACCGGAGAGGCGCCCTTCATCCGATTGCAGGTCGAGGGGCAGGAAAGCGGGCGGCCTGCGCTCGTGGCAGACGAAGGTGTGTTCGGCCTCTTGCCGGCCTTCGCGACGGAGGTGAAGTACGGCCTACGCACGTACAACGCGCGCAGCGAGACCGTGGCCACGTTGAAGAGCTTCAAGCCGGCGTGGCGCAAAGCCCAGCGCTGCATCATCCCGGCAGAAGCGATCTACGAGCCACGCTACTTTGGCACCGTCGAGAAGCCCGGCCAGTCGGTGCGCTATCGAATCAGCCGGCCGGGTGACGTGCCGCTGGGCATTGCGGGCATTTACCAGCGCTGGAAAGAACCACGTGGCGACAAGTCCTTCTTCACGTTCACCATGCTCACGGTGAATGCGGACGGGCACCCGTTCATGCAGGACTATCACAAGCCGGGCGATGAGAAACGCATGGTGGTCATCCTCGATCCGAAGGACTACATGGCCTGGCTCAGCTGCCCGATCGACGACGCGCCCAAGTTCTTCAGGCAGTGGATGGGCCCACTTGTGGGAGAGCCTGCGCCGCTGGCGCGAGGCATCAAGACTGCACCGCTGCCGCCGCCCCAACCGGAGCTGTTCTAG